In one Nicotiana tomentosiformis chromosome 6, ASM39032v3, whole genome shotgun sequence genomic region, the following are encoded:
- the LOC138893807 gene encoding uncharacterized protein, with protein MKARCETFKIKHRNSITYGKHMNGVVEATNKNIKKILRKMVDKYKQWHEKIPFFLLGYRTTVRTSIGATTYLLVYTIEAVIPAEVEIPSLRIIQEAELGDAEWIRSRYQLSLFDGESMNADEAKGKFSPNWQGPYMVHRVLIGGALILTEMDGEIWPKPINSDAVKIYYV; from the exons ATGAAAGCTaggtgtgaaacattcaagatcaagcatcgtAATTCTATAACATATGGGAAACATATGAATGGAGTCGTAGAAGccaccaacaagaacatcaaaaaGATATTGAGGAAGATGGTCGACAAATACAAGCAATGGCATGAGAAGATACCATTTTTTTTGCTCGGGTACCGCACCACAGTTCGTACGTCAATTGGGGCAACTACCTATCTACTGGTCTACACTATTGAAGCCGTTATTCCCGCCGAAGTGGAGATTCCTTCCCTAAGAATCATACAGGAAGCCGAGCTCGgcgatgcagaatggatacggaGCCGGTATCAGCTGTCTCTCTTTGATGGTGAGAGTATGAACGCA GAtgaagcaaaaggaaagttctCACCTAAttggcaaggcccttacatggttcaccgagtactgaTAGGAGGAGCGCTTATACTTacagaaatggatggagaaatatggccaaaacctatcaattcagacgcagtcaagataTATTAcgtttaa